The following are encoded together in the Parambassis ranga chromosome 20, fParRan2.1, whole genome shotgun sequence genome:
- the klhl40b gene encoding kelch-like protein 40b produces the protein MALPINPMDEPRMYQQTLLQDGLYDLLENDKLVDCVLKIKDKEFPCHRLVLCACSSYFRSIFLSDLDESKKREIVLEDVEPGVMGLILKYLYTSKINVTEQNVQDIFAVANVYQIPSIFTVCVSFLQKRLSLSNCLAVFRLGLMLDCPRLAISARNYACDHFQLISRDEEFIQLLPSELAAILTNDNLNVETEESVFEALMKWVSRDKEREKDLPGLLDCIRLRLINEDYMKENVEKNKLISSNPELQQKLQLVKDAHAGKMPEVKKSKSKKEDKGAEKEGGDKEEEEEEEEEEGLLPGILNDNLRFGMFVRDLILMVNDAGAVAYDPTGNDCFLASLSTQIPKNHTSLVTKENQIFVAGGLFFDEQNKDDPLCSYFLQYDPASADWLGMPPVPSPRFLFGLAEAENSIFVLGGRELKEQEQTLDSVLVYDRQSFKWGESEPLPYPVYGHTTLSHNNIVYVIGGKGDNQSCLKKMCAYDTRRFEWKELAPMVTARSLFGATVHKDKIYVAAGVTDHGLTDSVEVYDIAANKWSDFVEFPQERSSLNLVSLAGCLYAVGGFAMMPLEDSDEAVPKEMNDIWRYNEAEREWIGILREIKYASGATVLGVRLNTLRLTKM, from the exons ATGGCTCTGCCTATAAACCCCATGGACGAGCCCAGGATGTACCAGCAGACTCTGCTGCAGGACGGCCTGTACGACCTGCTGGAGAATGACAAGCTGGTCGACTGCGTGCTAAAGATCAAAGATAAGGAGTTCCCCTGCCACCGGCTGGTCCTGTGTGCCTGCAGCTCATACTTCCGCTCCATCTTTCTGTCTGACCTGGACGAGAGCAAAAAGAGGGAAATCGTCCTGGAGGATGTGGAGCCTGGTGTCATGGGTCTGATCCTGAAGTACTTGTACACTTCCAAAATCAATGTGACAGAGCAGAACGTCCAGGACATCTTTGCTGTGGCTAATGTGTACCAGATCCCTTctattttcactgtgtgtgtgtctttccttcAAAAGCGGCTGAGCCTCAGCAACTGTCTGGCCGTCTTCAGGCTCGGCTTGATGCTGGACTGTCCCAGGCTGGCCATCTCTGCCCGAAACTACGCCTGTGACCACTTTCAGCTCATCTCCAGAGATGAGGAATTCATCCAGCTGCTCCCCAGCGAGCTGGCGGCCATTTTAACTAATGACAATCTGAATGTTGAGACAGAGGAGTCAGTGTTTGAGGCTTTGATGAAGTGGGTGTCCcgggacaaagagagagagaaagacctGCCGGGTTTGCTGGACTGCATTCGCTTGCGTCTCATAAATGAGGATTATATGAAAGAAAATGTGGAGAAAAACAAGCTGATCTCGTCCAatccagagctgcagcagaagctCCAGCTGGTTAAGGATGCTCATGCTGGGAAGATGCCGGaagttaaaaaaagtaaaagcaaGAAGGAAGAtaaaggagcagagaaagaggggggagacaaggaggaggaggaggaagaggaggaggaggaaggcctTCTCCCAGGCATCCTGAATGATAACCTGCGATTTGGGATGTTCGTTAGGGACCTGATACTGATGGTGAACGACGCAGGCGCAGTGGCGTACGATCCAACAGGAAACGACTGCTTCTTAGCATCACTTTCAACACAGATTCCCAAGAACCACACCAGCCTGGTCACCAAGGAAAACCAGATCTTTGTGGCCGGAGGATTATTCTTTGACGAGCAGAACAAAGACGATCCGCTGTGCTCGTACTTCCTGCAG TACGACCCCGCCAGTGCCGACTGGCTTGGGATGCCCCCTGTCCCGTCTCCTCGCTTCCTGTTCGGACTGGCTGAGGCGGAGAACTCCATCTTCGTGTTGGGTGGgagggagctgaaggagcaggagcaaACACTGGATTCAGTTCTGGTCTATGACAGACA ATCCTTTAAATGGGGCGAGTCAGAGCCACTTCCTTACCCGGTCTATGGACACACAACACTCTCACACAATAACATTGTGTATGTGATTGGAGGAAAAGGAGACAACCA GAGCTGTCTGAAGAAGATGTGTGCTTACGACACCAGGAGGTTTGAATGGAAGGAGCTCGCTCCCATGGTGACTGCACGCTCCCTATTTGGAGCCACTGTCCATAAAGATAAAATATACGTGGCAGCAGGCGTGACCGACCACGGCCTGACAGACTCTGTGGAGGTTTACGACATCGCTGCCAACAA GTGGTCAGACTTTGTGGAGTTCCCTCAGGAGCGGAGCTCCCTGAACCTGGTGTCTTTGGCCGGCTGTCTGTATGCTGTTGGAGGTTTTGCCATGATGCCTTTAGAGGACAGCGACGAGGCCGTTCCCAAAGAGATGAACGACATCTGGAG GTATAATGAGGCGGAACGCGAGTGGATCGGGATCCTCAGGGAGATCAAATACGCCTCGGGGGCCACAGTTCTGGGGGTCCGACTCAACACCCTGCGTCTCACcaagatgtaa
- the hhatlb gene encoding hedgehog acyltransferase like, b, which produces MGIKAALPKYEIYFYNTVLCLAMFWAASWIFEVSCSNANRKTFKTSVKPGWYYFGRKMDTADFEWMMWFSTFREHILFALSGHVLFAKICSMLAPQYRSLVYMVYGLLAVWTSMGWTYVTLILSHCILLYSISLVKIRWLCFVTGLCTLATFKCEPFVSWQAGFVEGDFELRHILFYGGCGFTIMRCMSFALENCERKDGNYNILELLKYNFYLPFFYFGPIMTFDKFYLQVNKSDLTRKEWEVWNINLQAVIYLGVIIVVDVLFHFMYILSIPTDMKLLKHLSDWALVGLAYFNLVYDWVKAAVMFGVINTVSRLDHLEPPSPPKCITLLYVFSETHFDRGINDWLCKYVYNHLGGKHENMVEELVATLCTFGVTILWLGPCQVVLLWAFFNCFGLNFELWTAKFFSMEPFATFEMAMSEAMSRRIRAVFNTFNFWCIVLYNVLALNSLDFAKLVTKRLLLKGFPFTTIMVMFVTYCLVQVIKERERRQALIDDPDPLPPPPPPSAATASTTTTTITATPSPAPAASPVTDPSKEKAE; this is translated from the exons GCAATGCGAACAGAAAGACCTTTAAAACCAGCGTGAAGCCTGGATGGTACTACTTTGGGAGGAAAATG GATACGGCTGACTTTGAGTGGATGATGTGGTTTTCCACCTTCAGGGAGCACATCCTGTTTGCTCTCTCTGGTCATGTGCTGTTTGCAAAGATCTGCTCCATGCTGGCTCCACAG TACAGGTCCTTGGTGTACATGGTGTATGGTCTGCTGGCTGTCTGGACCAGTATGGGGTGGACCTACGTCACCCTCATCCTGTCACACTGCATCCTGCTCTACAGCATCTCCTTGGTGAAAATCCGCTGGCTCTGCTTCGTCACTGGTCTCTGCACCCTCGCCACGTTCAAATGTGAACCCTTTGTGTCCtggcag GCAGGTTTTGTGGAGGGCGACTTTGAGCTGCGTCACATCCTCTTCTATGGAGGTTGTGGGTTTACAATCATGCGCTGTATGAGCTTTGCTCTGGAGAACTGTGAGAGGAAAGATGGGAATTACAACATCCTGGAGCTGCTCAAGTACAACTTCTACCTCCCGTTCTTCTATTTCGGTCCCATCATGACCTTTGACAAATTTTATCTTCAG gTTAACAAGTCCGACCTGACCAGGAAAGAGTGGGAGGTGTGGAACATCAACCTGCAGGCTGTGATCTACCTGGGAGTCATCATCGTAGTGGATGTCCTCTTCCACTTCATGTACATCCTCAGCATCCCCACCgacatgaagctgctgaagcACCTCTCTGACTGGGCTCTAG TGGGCCTGGCTTACTTTAATCTGGTGTATGACTGGGTAAAAGCTGCTGTTATGTTCGGAGTCATCAACACCGTGTCCAGACTGGACCATCTGGAACCGCCCAGTCCACCAAAATGCATCACGCTGCTCTACGTGTTCTCTGAAAC CCACTTTGACAGAGGGATAAATGACTGGCTGTGCAA GTATGTGTACAATCACCTAGGAGGAAAGCATGAGAACATGGTGGAGGAGCTGGTGGCGACACTGTGCACCTTCGGCGTCACCATCCTCTGGCTGGGTCCCTGTCAGGTGGTTCTGCTCTGGGCTTTCTTCAACTGTTTTGGTCTAAACTTTGAGTTGTGGACGGCCAAGTTTTTCTCCATGGAGCCATTTGCCACTTTTGAG ATGGCCATGTCTGAGGCAATGTCCCGCCGGATCAGAGCCGTCTTCAACACTTTTAACTTCTGGTGCATCGTGCTCTACAACGTTCTGGCCTTGAACAGTTTGGACTTTGCCAAGCTGGTCACCAAGCGGCTGCTTCTCAAAG GCTTTCCCTTTACTACCATCATGGTCATGTTCGTGACATACTGCTTGGTCCAAGTGATCAAGGAGCGAGAGAGAAGACAGGCCCTTATTGATGATCCTgatcctctccctcctcctccacctccaagTGCTGCCACCgcatccaccaccaccaccaccatcacagcTACACCTTCACCGGCACCTGCTGCTTCACCTGTCACCGATCCCAGCAAGGAAAAAGCAGAGTAG
- the zbtb47b gene encoding zinc finger and BTB domain-containing protein 47 isoform X1, producing the protein MLIVEKTTDFPSAEFSLVEDVALHFTCLMDRLNEQRLFQPDLCDVDIVLVRQHSTFPAHKGVLAAYSPFFHSLFAQSKQLRRVDLSLDALTSQGLQQILNFIYTSKLLVSSRTVRDVLNAATLLQMSDIAASCRDLISSHSLRTTCVDMANQEGLGSSDPTTVAMPPSQLYREIKQESELGRVYTREGSSPFSVRVEEVGKVASQTKQYFQKDEGSGSSGVTSVAALCKVESNGEESKAADGHASFNRDQIIVEVNLNNQTLNVSKGSEGKSAAASETATMFGRCHDNEQDSEDDEEKDVENDDTVGEEDDDDLKRGDLLGQSSEEEEEEEDEEEEENTLNIPGLEQPVIIDRPRRGTRALAMAGTAASMRQTLAEATLANQRQSGKRTLDAEGLGQKVRLEEKQHFPCKKCPRIFNNRWYLEKHMNVTHNRMQICNNCGKRFLMESELLLHQQTDCEKSIQCVTCGKAFKKLWSLHEHNKIVHGYAEKKFSCEICEKKFYTMAHVRKHMVAHTKDMPFTCETCGKSFKRSMSLKVHSLQHSGEKPFKCENCSERFQYKYQLRSHMSIHIGHKQFMCQWCGKDFNMKQYFDEHMKTHTGEKPYICEICGKSFTSRPNMKRHRRTHTGEKPYPCEVCGQRFRFSNMLKAHREKCFRVSNPMVADGNDPLSLDRPLTSPAVDSSSQVQIETALPATSVTTPAAASSPHPLHGTQLSLPLLHSMGGLPPTSHLPPPPPLFSAAFKRTPAAGERSTSLTFTQRKTEEKATRRPREKHTHTHTPTTMRNSFFTLLNTKENLRVQSDMSLLCSFTPSALSWFHQIFSAHVSPEPCTMH; encoded by the exons ATG CTCATAGTGGAGAAGACCACAGACTTCCCCTCTGCTGAGTTCTCTCTGGTGGAGGATGTGGCTCTGCACTTCACCTGTTTGATGGACAGGCTGAACGAGCAGCGCCTCTTCCAGCCTGACCTGTGTGACGTTGACATCGTTCTGGTGCGTCAGCACAGCACCTTCCCGGCCCACAAGGGTGTGCTGGCAGCCTACAGCCCTTTCTTCCACTCTCTGTTTGCCCAAAGCAAACAGCTGCGGCGGGTGGACCTGTCACTGGATGCTCTGACCTCTCAGGGCCTGCAGCAAATCCTCAACTTCATTTACACCTCCAAACTGCTGGTGAGCAGCCGCACTGTCCGTGACGTGCTCAACGCCGCTACCCTGCTTCAGATGAGTGACATTGCAGCTTCCTGCCGTGACCTCATCAGCAGCCACTCGCTGAGAACCACCTGCGTAGATATGGCCAATCAGGAAGGGCTTGGCAGCAGCGACCCCACGACTGTGGCGATGCCCCCCAGCCAGCTGTACCGGGAGATCAAACAGGAGTCAGAGCTGGGAAGGGTGTACACGAGAGAGGGCAGCAGCCCCTTCTctgtcagagtggaggaggtgggcAAGGTGGCTTCTCAGACTAAGCAGTACTTCCAGAAGGACGAAGGTTCAGGAAGCAGTGGCGTCACCAGTGTGGCTGCTTTGTGTAAAGTGGAGAGCAACGGCGAGGAGTCAAAGGCAGCAGATGGCCACGCCTCCTTCAACAGAGACCAGATCATTGTCGAAGTGAACCTCAACAACCAGACACTTAATGTGTCTAAGGGATCAGAGGGCAaatcagctgcagcctcagagaCCGCCACCATGTTTGGTCGTTGCCATGACAACGAGCAAGACTCAGAGGACGATGAGGAGAAAGACGTGGAGAACGATGACACGGTTGGAGAAGAGGATGATGACGACCTGAAGAGGGGAGACCTACTGGGGCAAAGcagtgaagaggaagaagaggaggaagatgaagaagaggaggagaacaccCTTAACATTCCAGGCTTGGAGCAGCCAGTCATAATAGATCGACCTCGGCGGGGCACCAGAGCTTTGGCCATGGCAGGCACGGCGGCGTCCATGCGGCAGACACTTGCTGAGGCCACGCTGGCCAACCAGCGCCAGAGCGGGAAGAGGACGTTGGACGCTGAGGGCCTGGGCCAGAAGGTGAGGCTGGAGGAGAAACAACACTTCCCGTGTAAGAAGTGCCCGCGGATCTTCAACAACCGCTGGTACCTGGAGAAACACATGAACGTCACACACAACCGCATGCAGATCTGTAATAACTGTGGAAAACGCTTCCTGATGGAGagcgagctgctgctgcaccagcaGACCGACTGTGAGAAGAGCATCCAG tgtgtgaCATGTGGCAAGGCCTTCAAGAAGTTGTGGTCTCTACACGAGCACAACAAGATCGTCCATGGCTACGCTGAGAAGAAGTTCTCCTGTGAGATTTGCGAGAAGAAGTTTTACACCATGGCTCATGTGAGGAAGCACATGGTCG ctcatACGAAGGACATGCCATTCACCTGTGAGACGTGCGGGAAGTCATTCAAGCGCAGCATGTCCCTAAAGGTTCACTCTCTTCAGCACTCAGGAGAGAAACCCTTCAAGTGTGAG AACTGCAGCGAGCGCTTCCAGTACAAATACCAGCTGCGCTCCCACATGAGCATCCACATCGGACACAAGCAGTTTATGTGCCAGTGGTGTGGAAAGGACTTCAACATGAAACAGTACTTCGATGaacacatgaagacacacactg GAGAGAAGCCGTACATCTGTGAGATCTGTGGGAAGAGCTTCACGAGCCGGCCCAACATGAAGCGCCACCGCCGCACCCACACCGGAGAGAAGCCCTACCCGTGTGAGGTGTGCGGCCAGCGCTTCCGCTTCTCCAACATGCTCAAAGCCCACCGGGAGAAATGCTTCCGTGTCAGCAACCCCATGGTCGCAGACGGCAATGACCCCCTCAGCCTTGACCGGCCCCTGACCTCGCCCGCTGTGGACTCTTCCAGTCAGGTCCAGATTGAGACGGCACTGCCCGCCACCTCTGTGACCACGCCCGCTGCTGCCTCCAGCCCCCACCCACTCCACGGCACCCAGCTGTCTCTTCCCCTGCTGCACTCCATGGGGGGGCTACCTCCCACCTCGCATTTACCCCCGCCACCTCCCCTGTTCTCTGCTG CTTTTAAGAGGACTCCTGCAGCGGGAGAGAGAAGCACCTCACTGACATTTACACAGagaaaaactgaagaaaaggcTACACGGAGGCCTcgtgagaaacacacacacacacacacacctaccacAATGAGAAATAGTTTTTTTACTCTGttaaatacaaaagaaaacCTCAGAGTCCAGTCGGACATGTCACTCCTCTGCTCATTCACTCCGTCAGCTCTGTCCTGGTTTCATCAGATATTCTCTGCTCATGTCTCTCCGGAGCCTTGCACAATGCATTGA
- the zbtb47b gene encoding zinc finger and BTB domain-containing protein 47 isoform X2, giving the protein MLIVEKTTDFPSAEFSLVEDVALHFTCLMDRLNEQRLFQPDLCDVDIVLVRQHSTFPAHKGVLAAYSPFFHSLFAQSKQLRRVDLSLDALTSQGLQQILNFIYTSKLLVSSRTVRDVLNAATLLQMSDIAASCRDLISSHSLRTTCVDMANQEGLGSSDPTTVAMPPSQLYREIKQESELGRVYTREGSSPFSVRVEEVGKVASQTKQYFQKDEGSGSSGVTSVAALCKVESNGEESKAADGHASFNRDQIIVEVNLNNQTLNVSKGSEGKSAAASETATMFGRCHDNEQDSEDDEEKDVENDDTVGEEDDDDLKRGDLLGQSSEEEEEEEDEEEEENTLNIPGLEQPVIIDRPRRGTRALAMAGTAASMRQTLAEATLANQRQSGKRTLDAEGLGQKVRLEEKQHFPCKKCPRIFNNRWYLEKHMNVTHNRMQICNNCGKRFLMESELLLHQQTDCEKSIQCVTCGKAFKKLWSLHEHNKIVHGYAEKKFSCEICEKKFYTMAHVRKHMVAHTKDMPFTCETCGKSFKRSMSLKVHSLQHSGEKPFKCENCSERFQYKYQLRSHMSIHIGHKQFMCQWCGKDFNMKQYFDEHMKTHTGEKPYICEICGKSFTSRPNMKRHRRTHTGEKPYPCEVCGQRFRFSNMLKAHREKCFRVSNPMVADGNDPLSLDRPLTSPAVDSSSQVQIETALPATSVTTPAAASSPHPLHGTQLSLPLLHSMGGLPPTSHLPPPPPLFSAGRMNSNN; this is encoded by the exons ATG CTCATAGTGGAGAAGACCACAGACTTCCCCTCTGCTGAGTTCTCTCTGGTGGAGGATGTGGCTCTGCACTTCACCTGTTTGATGGACAGGCTGAACGAGCAGCGCCTCTTCCAGCCTGACCTGTGTGACGTTGACATCGTTCTGGTGCGTCAGCACAGCACCTTCCCGGCCCACAAGGGTGTGCTGGCAGCCTACAGCCCTTTCTTCCACTCTCTGTTTGCCCAAAGCAAACAGCTGCGGCGGGTGGACCTGTCACTGGATGCTCTGACCTCTCAGGGCCTGCAGCAAATCCTCAACTTCATTTACACCTCCAAACTGCTGGTGAGCAGCCGCACTGTCCGTGACGTGCTCAACGCCGCTACCCTGCTTCAGATGAGTGACATTGCAGCTTCCTGCCGTGACCTCATCAGCAGCCACTCGCTGAGAACCACCTGCGTAGATATGGCCAATCAGGAAGGGCTTGGCAGCAGCGACCCCACGACTGTGGCGATGCCCCCCAGCCAGCTGTACCGGGAGATCAAACAGGAGTCAGAGCTGGGAAGGGTGTACACGAGAGAGGGCAGCAGCCCCTTCTctgtcagagtggaggaggtgggcAAGGTGGCTTCTCAGACTAAGCAGTACTTCCAGAAGGACGAAGGTTCAGGAAGCAGTGGCGTCACCAGTGTGGCTGCTTTGTGTAAAGTGGAGAGCAACGGCGAGGAGTCAAAGGCAGCAGATGGCCACGCCTCCTTCAACAGAGACCAGATCATTGTCGAAGTGAACCTCAACAACCAGACACTTAATGTGTCTAAGGGATCAGAGGGCAaatcagctgcagcctcagagaCCGCCACCATGTTTGGTCGTTGCCATGACAACGAGCAAGACTCAGAGGACGATGAGGAGAAAGACGTGGAGAACGATGACACGGTTGGAGAAGAGGATGATGACGACCTGAAGAGGGGAGACCTACTGGGGCAAAGcagtgaagaggaagaagaggaggaagatgaagaagaggaggagaacaccCTTAACATTCCAGGCTTGGAGCAGCCAGTCATAATAGATCGACCTCGGCGGGGCACCAGAGCTTTGGCCATGGCAGGCACGGCGGCGTCCATGCGGCAGACACTTGCTGAGGCCACGCTGGCCAACCAGCGCCAGAGCGGGAAGAGGACGTTGGACGCTGAGGGCCTGGGCCAGAAGGTGAGGCTGGAGGAGAAACAACACTTCCCGTGTAAGAAGTGCCCGCGGATCTTCAACAACCGCTGGTACCTGGAGAAACACATGAACGTCACACACAACCGCATGCAGATCTGTAATAACTGTGGAAAACGCTTCCTGATGGAGagcgagctgctgctgcaccagcaGACCGACTGTGAGAAGAGCATCCAG tgtgtgaCATGTGGCAAGGCCTTCAAGAAGTTGTGGTCTCTACACGAGCACAACAAGATCGTCCATGGCTACGCTGAGAAGAAGTTCTCCTGTGAGATTTGCGAGAAGAAGTTTTACACCATGGCTCATGTGAGGAAGCACATGGTCG ctcatACGAAGGACATGCCATTCACCTGTGAGACGTGCGGGAAGTCATTCAAGCGCAGCATGTCCCTAAAGGTTCACTCTCTTCAGCACTCAGGAGAGAAACCCTTCAAGTGTGAG AACTGCAGCGAGCGCTTCCAGTACAAATACCAGCTGCGCTCCCACATGAGCATCCACATCGGACACAAGCAGTTTATGTGCCAGTGGTGTGGAAAGGACTTCAACATGAAACAGTACTTCGATGaacacatgaagacacacactg GAGAGAAGCCGTACATCTGTGAGATCTGTGGGAAGAGCTTCACGAGCCGGCCCAACATGAAGCGCCACCGCCGCACCCACACCGGAGAGAAGCCCTACCCGTGTGAGGTGTGCGGCCAGCGCTTCCGCTTCTCCAACATGCTCAAAGCCCACCGGGAGAAATGCTTCCGTGTCAGCAACCCCATGGTCGCAGACGGCAATGACCCCCTCAGCCTTGACCGGCCCCTGACCTCGCCCGCTGTGGACTCTTCCAGTCAGGTCCAGATTGAGACGGCACTGCCCGCCACCTCTGTGACCACGCCCGCTGCTGCCTCCAGCCCCCACCCACTCCACGGCACCCAGCTGTCTCTTCCCCTGCTGCACTCCATGGGGGGGCTACCTCCCACCTCGCATTTACCCCCGCCACCTCCCCTGTTCTCTGCTGGTAGGATGAACTCCAACAACTAA